A single Paenibacillus sp. FSL R5-0517 DNA region contains:
- a CDS encoding Rpn family recombination-promoting nuclease/putative transposase — protein MTELLDPRVDFVFKRIFGSEQNKDVLLAFLNSTFIETGESPLTEITVVNTYTDKDSPEDKQSILDIKAKTVEGKLINIEMQLFNPYNMEKRTLFYWSEMYFHQIKKGENYSLLKKCVTINILNYSCLDNERYHNVFHLREDHTGIGLTDDIEIHVMELTKLDQYSVPMEKGGLVNWLLFLKGIDTSNWEVLAMNEPMLKKAMDTLEFLSQDASTRMAYDARMKALSDEKSMIEGARAEGAAEGKREMARQLLMLGVDLSAIVKASGLSEDEINKLLPKP, from the coding sequence GTGACGGAATTACTCGATCCACGAGTAGATTTTGTGTTCAAGCGCATTTTTGGAAGTGAGCAAAACAAAGATGTTTTGTTAGCTTTTCTGAACAGCACGTTTATAGAGACCGGCGAATCTCCTCTTACGGAGATCACTGTGGTTAACACGTATACAGATAAGGATAGTCCAGAGGATAAACAATCCATTCTGGATATTAAAGCAAAGACGGTAGAAGGCAAACTGATTAACATTGAAATGCAGCTGTTTAACCCGTATAACATGGAGAAAAGGACGTTGTTTTATTGGAGTGAGATGTACTTTCATCAGATAAAAAAGGGTGAAAACTACAGTCTACTAAAAAAATGCGTGACTATTAATATTCTCAATTACTCCTGTCTGGATAATGAGCGGTATCACAATGTTTTTCATTTACGGGAAGATCATACAGGTATTGGTTTGACGGATGATATCGAAATACATGTGATGGAACTAACCAAATTGGATCAGTATTCTGTTCCGATGGAAAAAGGCGGACTCGTGAACTGGTTATTATTCCTGAAAGGAATAGATACATCAAACTGGGAGGTGCTGGCCATGAATGAACCGATGTTGAAAAAGGCGATGGATACGCTGGAATTTTTGAGTCAAGATGCGTCCACGAGAATGGCCTATGATGCTCGGATGAAAGCATTGAGTGACGAAAAATCAATGATTGAAGGCGCACGAGCTGAAGGAGCGGCTGAAGGCAAGAGAGAAATGGCTCGTCAGTTACTCATGCTTGGCGTAGATCTCTCTGCTATAGTTAAAGCATCTGGACTCTCGGAAGACGAAATTAACAAGTTGTTGCCTAAACCGTAA